The following proteins are encoded in a genomic region of Brachypodium distachyon strain Bd21 chromosome 1, Brachypodium_distachyon_v3.0, whole genome shotgun sequence:
- the LOC100828175 gene encoding two-component response regulator ORR22: MLSDAMMMEARKGLIAREMDQFPVGMRVLAVDDDPVCLKVLETLLRRCQYHVTATNQAITALKLLRENKDMFDLVISDVHMPDMDGFKLLELVGLEMDLPVIMLSVNGETKTVLKGITHGACDYLLKPVRIEELRNVWQHVVRRKFSNREPSNLDFCKEFSKPPSADSYHGLNQVTCGSSDQSSRACKKRKELHSEEEDEGEDNDAQENDEPSASKRPRVVWSVELHRKFVAAVNHLGIDKAVPKRILELMNVEKLTRENVASHLQKYRLYLRRLSAVASQQASIAAAFGGRDPFLHMGAFEGLHSYQTFAPSVALSSFNPHGLLSGAGATAFGLQELAPSKAIQCATSNGAVGHCAGDTNKFHIVSLQENQPASLTQGLTTSLGLPQLQQKWIHQETNDLSSVFSGSALANTMSGTLQRVASSSLPPEELLECRHSQVGVHPSIRLPSASSGLVERSAGVSTNLQDSSISQQGALPINGGFSIDKLPLHCTFDSAGATKLDASFVAPEKSIDPKGKFSERIAVCPSDSLVAANNAKGGASSSGSTMRLSPDTERHSKYLQFGVASNSTHRMDGRQDHIHNQRLNGSFSYNGDASVPEQTNMYDLGITKLQGGFNSSSCNFDGLLNSIIKVESDDVPFSDSDLGCELFPLGACI, from the exons ATGCTTTCGGACGCCATGATGATGGAGGCCAGAAAGGGGCTGATAGCGAGGGAGATGGATCAGTTCCCTGTCGGCATGCGggtcctcgccgtcgacgatGACCCGGTGTGCCTCAAGGTTCTGGAGACCCTACTTCGGCGCTGCCAGTACCATG TAACAGCTACCAACCAGGCCATCACTGCACTTAAGCTCTTAAGGGAGAACAAGGACATGTTTGATCTGGTTATCAGCGATGTCCATATGCCCGATATGGACGGCTTCAAGCTGCTCGAGCTTGTGGGGCTTGAAATGGACCTTCCTGTCATCA TGTTATCAGTGAACGGAGAGACAAAAACTGTACTGAAGGGGATAACCCATGGTGCCTGTGATTATCTCCTAAAACCCGTTCGCATCGAAGAGCTTAGGAACGTGTGGCAGCATGTTGTTAGGAGGAAATTCAGTAACCGGGAGCCCAGTAATCTTGATTTCTGCAAGGAATTCAGCAAGCCGCCGAGCGCAGATTCGTACCACGGGCTCAACCAGGTCACTTGTGGGTCATCTGACCAAAGTAGCAGGGCCTGCAAGAAGAGGAAAGAACTGCACAGcgaagaggaagatgaaggCGAGGACAACGACGCACAAGAGAACGATGAGCCCTCGGCGTCGAAGAGGCCGAGAGTTGTATGGTCAGTCGAGCTGCATCGGAAATTTGTTGCTGCTGTCAACCATCTTGGAATTGACA AAGCTGTACCGAAAAGAATACTTGAGCTGATGAACGTGGAGAAGCTCACCAGGGAAAATGTTGCGAGTCATCTACAG AAGTACAGGCTATACCTCAGACGGCTAAGCGCTGTGGCATCACAGCAAGCTAgcattgctgctgcttttgGAGGTAGAGACCCATTTTTGCACATGGGGGCATTTGAAGGACTTCATAGCTATCAAACTTTTGCTCCTTCTGTTGCTCTTTCATCTTTCAATCCACATGGATTGCTAAGTGGTGCTGGTGCAACAGCCTTTGGGCTTCAGGAACTTGCTCCTTCCAAGGCAATCCAGTGTGCTACCAGCAATGGCGCAGTAGGTCATTGTGCTGGCGACACAAATAAATTTCACATAGTGAGTTTACAAGAAAACCAACCGGCAAGTTTAACGCAAGGCTTGACCACATCGCTTGGTCTGCCTCAACTCCAACAGAAGTGGATCCATCAAGAAACTAATGATTTGTCCAGTGTCTTTTCTGGGAGTGCTCTGGCTAACACTATGTCTGGCACACTCCAAAGAGTTGCAAGCAGTTCATTGCCACCAGAAGAGCTTTTGGAGTGCAGACATAGCCAAGTCGGAGTCCATCCATCAATAAGACTGCCATCTGCTAGTTCAGGATTGGTTGAAAGGTCTGCTGGAGTTTCCACTAATTTGCAGGATTCTAGTATATCCCAGCAGGGTGCCCTTCCAATTAATGGTGGGTTTTCCATCGACAAGTTACCATTGCACTGCACATTCGACAGTGCTGGTGCAACAAAATTGGATGCTAGCTTTGTGGCTCCAGAAAAAAGTATAGATCCAAAGGGGAAATTTTCAGAAAGAATAGCAGTTTGTCCTTCTGATAGCCTTGTAGCAGCCAACAATGCCAAAGGTGGAGCTAGTTCTTCTGGCAGTACAATGCGGCTCTCACCTGATACTGAGAGACATTCAAAATACTTGCAGTTTGGAGTTGCAAGCAATTCTACACATAGAATGGATGGGAGACAAGACCATATACACAACCAAAGACTGAACGGAAGTTTCAGTTATAATGGTGATGCCAGTGTGCCTGAACAAACAAATATGTATGATTTGGGTATTACAAAGCTGCAGGGTGGGTTTAACTCCAGTAGCTGCAATTTTGATGGTCTTCTCAATTCCATAATCAAAGTG GAGAGCGACGATGTGCCATTCTCGGATAGCGATCTAGGGTGTGAACTTTTCCCACTTGGTGCGTGCATATGA
- the LOC100828474 gene encoding uncharacterized protein LOC100828474 isoform X3 has product MQPDLVLFTGDYGNENVQLVKSISDLQFPKAAILGNHDCWRTHQFSEKKVDRVQLQLESLGEQHVGYNCLDFPTIKLSVVGGRPFSCGGDRLFRPKLLSKRYGVDNMAGSARKIYDAASGAPEEHSVILLAHNGPTGLGSRMADICGRDWVAGGGDHGDPDLEQAISDLQRQTGVSIPLVVFGHMHKSLAYGGGLRKMIAFGANKTIYLNGAIVPRMKHAAAISTRERDGLQGLGSMAPTSRAFTIIDLFDGAVEKISEVWVLVSGVGSELEEETVLYRRPREHM; this is encoded by the exons ATGCAGCCTGATCTGGTACTTTTTACAG GTGACTATGGCAATGAGAACGTCCAACTTGTCAAAAGCATTTCAGATCTTCAATTTCCAAAGGCAGCAATTCTTGGTAATCATGATTGCTGGCGCACACATCAATTTTCAGAGAA GAAGGTAGATCGTGTCCAGCTTCAGCTTGAAAG CCTTGGTGAGCAGCACGTTGGATACAACTGTCTGGATTTTCCAACAATAAAGCTGAGTGTTGTTGGCGGGCGACCATTTTCTTGTGGGGGTGATAGGTTATTTAGACCAAAGCTTCTGTCAAAACG GTATGGTGTCGACAATATGGCAGGAAGTGCAAGGAAGATATACGACGCTGCCTCAGGTGCACCGGAGGAGCATTCTGTCATACTGCTTGCACATAATGGACCGACAG GTCTAGGTTCAAGAATGGCTGATATCTGTGGACGGGATTGGGTAGCTGGTGGTGGTGACCATGGTGATCCAG ATCTGGAACAAGCGATATCCGACCTGCAAAGACAAACAGGGGTTTCAATTCCGCTGGTCGTGTTCGGCCACATGCACAAGAGCCTAGCTTATGGGGGCGGCCTCAGGAAGATGATCGCCTTCGGAGCCAACAAGACCATATATCTGAACGGAGCAATCGTGCCTAGAATGAAGCACGCTGCCGCAATCTCCACCAGGGAACGAGATGGGCTCCAAGGACTGGGATCCATGGCACCCACTTCGCGTGCATTCACCATCATTGACCTCTTTGATGGTGCCGTCGAGAAGATCTCCGAGGTCTGGGTACTGGTTAGTGGTGTCGGGTCTGAGCTCGAGGAGGAGACTGTCCTGTACAGGCGTCCACGTGAGCATATGTGA